One Sanguibacter keddieii DSM 10542 genomic window carries:
- a CDS encoding alpha/beta fold hydrolase, with the protein MQRPAIVFVHGVRSSSALWDPQLAAVRAEGYEAVAVDLPGHGARRDERFTLPGAMAVLDEAVAGVGGRTGPVVLVGLSLGGYVTLEYAARQPARLVGVVASACTCDPHGKPVLLYRDVAHHVVRALGAVGAARAHLLRLPHLPGTRRRRPLPVTTAHVDGTGTPPLAGGTPEPFRPGWDVVTDMLGQLAGRSAIENAARAQVPVWFVNGRRDHLRLEEKKYLAAVPHARLVVVPGSGHDVSSEAPDEYDAVLLGVLADLEAGRATSPGSVAPSHRPRRDRGRLRATTAAPGPGTVPNAAAV; encoded by the coding sequence GTGCAGCGACCGGCGATCGTCTTCGTCCACGGGGTGCGCAGCTCCAGCGCGCTCTGGGACCCACAGCTCGCAGCAGTGCGCGCCGAGGGTTACGAGGCCGTCGCCGTCGACCTCCCCGGGCACGGCGCGCGACGCGACGAGCGGTTCACCCTGCCCGGCGCGATGGCGGTGCTCGACGAGGCCGTGGCCGGCGTCGGCGGCAGGACCGGCCCTGTCGTGCTCGTGGGGCTGTCCCTCGGCGGCTACGTGACGCTCGAGTACGCCGCCCGGCAGCCCGCACGGCTGGTGGGCGTCGTCGCGTCGGCCTGCACCTGCGACCCGCACGGCAAGCCGGTGCTGCTGTACCGCGACGTCGCGCACCACGTGGTCCGCGCGCTCGGCGCGGTGGGGGCGGCGCGCGCGCACCTGCTGCGTCTCCCCCACCTGCCGGGCACCCGCCGCAGGCGGCCGCTCCCGGTGACGACGGCCCACGTCGACGGCACCGGCACCCCGCCCCTGGCGGGAGGGACGCCCGAGCCGTTCCGACCCGGCTGGGACGTCGTCACCGACATGCTGGGGCAGCTCGCCGGACGCTCGGCGATCGAGAACGCCGCCCGCGCCCAGGTACCGGTGTGGTTCGTCAACGGCCGCCGCGACCACCTGCGGCTCGAGGAGAAGAAGTACCTCGCCGCCGTGCCGCACGCCCGCCTGGTGGTGGTCCCGGGCTCCGGCCACGACGTGAGCTCCGAGGCGCCGGACGAGTACGACGCCGTGCTGCTCGGCGTGCTGGCCGACCTGGAGGCAGGGCGCGCGACGTCCCCAGGTTCCGTCGCACCCTCCCACCGTCCGCGTCGTGACCGCGGGCGCCTGCGAGCCACCACCGCTGCGCCGGGACCGGGGACTGTGCCGAACGCCGCCGCGGTGTGA
- a CDS encoding aminopeptidase P family protein, whose amino-acid sequence MSSDTTDTTIPAAHGTDSTPDTPEATGQPLEDRGENRSQRPSSAAFRDFITSGWGPRVDLGVVPSTASTYTVARRDAVSAAFPGERVVVPAGTLKQRSNDTDYRFRPHSAFAHLTGLGTDQEPDAVLVLHPLGAQGHEAVLYVRPLAPRDTEEFYADSRYGEFWVGARPSLEDMTTLTGIRAAHVDELPDALAKDTGADGVRLRVVREADEQVAVLVESLRHVAGTVDEDETARLDAELAEMVSELRLVKDEHEIGQMREAVDQTIAGFGKVVRALPAATTHARGERVVETTFDGHARLEGNTVGYETIAAAGEHATTLHWIRNDGQVRSGELILVDAGVEVESLYTADVTRTLPVDGTFTDVQRRVYTAVLDAADAAFAVARPGTRFADIHAAAMVVIAERLADWGLLPGTAEESLAPEGQHHRRWMVHGTSHHLGMDVHDCAQARREMYLDGILEPGMVFTIEPGLYFKSDDLSVPEEYRGIGVRIEDDVLVTADGHENLSAALPRRPEDVEAWMASLRD is encoded by the coding sequence ATGAGCTCGGACACCACTGACACGACCATCCCGGCCGCGCACGGCACGGACAGCACCCCGGACACCCCGGAGGCCACCGGCCAGCCCCTCGAGGACCGCGGGGAGAACCGCTCGCAGCGGCCGTCCTCGGCGGCCTTCCGCGACTTCATCACCAGCGGCTGGGGCCCGCGCGTCGACCTCGGCGTCGTCCCCTCGACCGCGTCGACCTACACGGTCGCCCGCCGTGACGCCGTCTCGGCCGCGTTCCCGGGCGAGCGCGTGGTCGTCCCCGCGGGCACGCTCAAGCAGCGCTCGAATGACACCGACTACAGGTTCCGCCCGCACTCGGCCTTCGCGCACCTCACCGGCCTGGGCACCGACCAGGAACCCGACGCGGTCCTCGTCCTCCACCCGCTGGGCGCGCAGGGCCACGAGGCCGTCCTCTACGTCCGCCCCCTCGCGCCGCGCGACACCGAGGAGTTCTACGCCGACTCCCGCTACGGGGAGTTCTGGGTCGGCGCCCGCCCCTCGCTCGAGGACATGACCACGCTCACCGGGATCCGCGCCGCGCACGTCGACGAGCTCCCCGACGCCCTCGCCAAGGACACGGGCGCCGACGGCGTCCGCCTGCGTGTGGTCCGCGAGGCCGACGAGCAGGTCGCCGTGCTCGTCGAGTCGCTGCGCCACGTCGCCGGGACGGTCGACGAGGACGAGACCGCCCGCCTCGACGCCGAGCTCGCCGAGATGGTCTCCGAGCTGCGCCTGGTCAAGGACGAGCACGAGATCGGCCAGATGCGCGAGGCCGTGGACCAGACGATCGCCGGCTTCGGCAAGGTCGTCCGCGCACTCCCCGCCGCGACCACCCACGCCCGCGGCGAGCGCGTCGTCGAGACCACCTTCGACGGGCACGCCCGCCTCGAGGGCAACACCGTCGGCTACGAGACCATCGCGGCCGCCGGCGAGCACGCCACCACGCTGCACTGGATCCGCAACGACGGCCAGGTCCGCTCCGGCGAGCTGATCCTCGTCGACGCCGGTGTCGAGGTCGAGTCCCTCTACACCGCCGACGTCACGCGCACCCTCCCGGTCGACGGCACCTTCACCGACGTGCAGCGCCGCGTGTACACCGCGGTCCTCGACGCGGCCGACGCGGCCTTCGCCGTGGCGCGCCCCGGCACCCGGTTCGCCGACATCCACGCCGCCGCGATGGTCGTCATCGCCGAGCGCCTCGCCGACTGGGGCCTGCTGCCCGGCACCGCCGAGGAGTCGCTCGCCCCCGAGGGCCAGCACCACCGTCGCTGGATGGTGCACGGCACCAGCCACCACCTGGGCATGGACGTGCACGACTGCGCCCAGGCCCGCCGCGAGATGTACCTCGACGGCATCCTCGAGCCCGGCATGGTGTTCACCATCGAGCCCGGCCTGTACTTCAAGAGCGACGACCTGTCGGTCCCCGAGGAGTACCGCGGCATCGGCGTGCGCATCGAGGACGACGTCCTGGTGACCGCCGACGGCCACGAGAACCTCT